A section of the Babylonia areolata isolate BAREFJ2019XMU chromosome 31, ASM4173473v1, whole genome shotgun sequence genome encodes:
- the LOC143275766 gene encoding uncharacterized protein LOC143275766, with protein PPPTTTTIDPPATELGQDQDQDQDQDSTQRPPTPTPPQAPTPTPRAPTPTPQAPLPGGQTDTHPPKGPSADPPAPPRDPNSLPRDPGSRAGGGGETGGKDSASAPLPIPHPHSFHGPARRAASGSGPPPLTLNQVAIVAAAQNKLPTSKVKAIVTRMGRHTQASAGKLGRWYKNDNYVDTANYSWRNMELFVDYQKQMYTPCGSVKASCKK; from the exons ccaccccccaccaccaccaccatcgaccCCCCGGCCACTGAGCTAGGCCAGGACCAGGACCAGGACCAGGACCAGGACTCAACTcaacggccccccacccccacaccaccacaagcccccacccccacaccgcgagcccccacccccacgccacaaGCCCCTCTCCccggggggcagacagacacacaccccccgAAAGGGCCCAGCGCAGACCCTCCCGCGCCCCCGCGTGACCCGAACAGCCTTCCACGTGACCCGGGCagcagggcggggggagggggggagacagggggcaaGGACTcggcctccgcccccctccccatcccccacccacacagcttCCACGGGCCTGCCAGGCGAGCCGCT AGCGGCAGCGGTCCTCCACCACTGACCCTGAACCAAGTGGCTATCGTGGCCGCCGCCCAGAACAAGCTGCCCACCAGCAAGGTCAAGGCCATCGTCACCCGCATGGGTCGCCATACCCAGGCCAGCGCCGGCAAACTGGGTCGCTGGTACAAGAACGACAACTACGTGGACACGGCCAACTATTCTTGGCGAAACATGGAGCTCTTTGTGGATTACCAGAAACAGATGTATACTCCGTGTGGGTCCGTGAAGGCCTCTTGCAAGAAATGA